From the Danio aesculapii chromosome 9, fDanAes4.1, whole genome shotgun sequence genome, one window contains:
- the asb18 gene encoding ankyrin repeat and SOCS box protein 18 isoform X2 codes for MKDPDVVLPPAVLLGLWSLEYKRELTSPLCIAAAQGFTECLQYLLEHGAHPNLIAGGKAALHEACANANTECVELLLEHGANPNQMTEEGLTALHLCRTPQSLRCAKALVRYGAKVNIASEEEDETPLHVAARHGLPHHAQLYLRFGACVNHGSSSGETPLGVVCGVTPEKKDSSQDERYLELCRLLLAYGANINLADKEHRSPLHKATRSVQHKMVELLLDHGADINAIDYNGCSPLSSVLQSSVVRQEWQPHTLVQTLLNRGSIKVWPQALLKVLTACAEAPKTVEILFNSYTLVPVTSRWVEAIPEDTFHLHRPFYESLLHWNISHVVYGICVGLL; via the exons GTCTTTGGTCTCTGGAGTATAAAAGGGAACTGACAAGCCCTCTGTGCATTGCTGCAGCACAAGGTTTCACTGAATGTCTGCAGTATTTACTGGAGCACGGAGCGCATCCTAACCTTATCGCAGGAGGAAAAGCGGCACTTCATGAGGCCTGTGCAAATGCCAACACTGAATGTGTAGAGCTGCTGCTGGAACATGGAGCTAATCCTAACCAGATGACAGAAGAGGGACTGACTGCCTTACATCTCTGCAGAACACCACAATCACTACG TTGTGCAAAAGCCTTGGTAAGATATGGTGCCAAGGTAAACATTGCCAGTGAGGAAGAGGATGAAACACCACTGCACGTGGCAGCTAGACATGGTCTGCCCCACCATGCCCAGCTGTACCTACGATTTGGAGCCTGTGTGAACCATGGCAGCTCTTCAGGTGAAACACCACTAGGGGTGGTTTGTGGAGTCACCCCAGAAAAGAAAGACAGCAGCCAAGACGAACGATACCTCGAGCTGTGTCGTCTCCTTCTGGCCTATGGAGCAAACATTAACTTGGCTGATAAAGAACACCGCAGTCCTCTACACAAGGCTACCCGCAGTGTTCAGCACAAGATGGTGGAGCTTCTGTTGGACCATGGGGCAGATATCAATGCCATTGACTATAATGGATGTTCACCACTCTCTAGTGTTCTGCAGAGCTCTGTGGTTCGGCAGGAGTGGCAACCACACACCCTTGTTCAGACCTTGTTAAATCGTGGCTCTATTAAAGTCTGGCCACAAGCCCTGCTGAAG GTACTAACAGCCTGTGCTGAGGCACCTAAAACAGTGGAAATCCTGTTTAACTCATACACGCTTGTTCCTGTAACCTCCAGATGGGTTGAGGCCATACCTGAGGATACTTTCCAT CTTCACAGACCCTTTTATGAATCTCTTTTGCACTGGAATATAAGCCACGTAGTTTACGGCATCTGTGTCGGTCTGCTCTGA